TCTGCCGTACGCCCTCGAACTGTGCCCGCGGTCGCTGATCCTGAGCGAGGGCGTGATCGCGGCGGACGGGGCGACGGCGGAGGTGCTGGCGGACGACGCGCTGATGCGCGCGCACCGCCTGGAGCTGCCGTTCGGCTTCGACCCCCGCACGGCGGGCCGCCGCTGACAAGCGTGAAGCCCGCCCCGCGCGAGCGGGACGGGCTTCATCGTGGAGCGCCGGGCAGGCCTTGCACCTGCATTTCCCCGCAGGAAGCGGGGCGTCTTTCCTTGGACCACCAACGCACAACCAGTTACCGCGAGTTGTGGTGACCGGCTCAAGATCAATCATAGCCCATGCCGGTCGGTGCGGAACACCTCGCTGCGGGGCAGTCTTCCTCCCATGCGCCCCTCCTCCGCGTTCGTCCCGCCCCCCGGATACCGCGCCCGCCCGGCGGCGCCCGCCGACGCCGACGCGATCCACCACCTGGTGGCCGCCTGCGAGCGCACGGCGCACGGCGGCTCCCCGGCCGCGCCCGACGGCGTCGCCGCCCGGCTCGCCCTGCCCGGCGTCGATCCGGCGACGGACACGGTGCTCGTGCACGGGCCCGACGGCGCGCCCGCGGCCTGGGTCTGGGTGCGCGGGCGGCGGTGCGCGATCGACGTCCACCCGGACCACCGGGGGCGCGGGCTCGGCGGCGCGCTGCTCGCGTGGGCGGAGGCGCGGGCCAGGCGGGCGGGCGACGACCGGCTGGCGCAGACCGTCGCGGACGGCGACCCGGCGGCCGGGGCGCTGCTGCGGTCCGCCGGGTACGCCCCGCTGGCCACCGAATGGCTGCTGGAGATCGCGCTGCCGGTGCCCGGCGGGGTGCCGAGGCCGCCCGAGGGCGTCACGGTGCGGCCGTTCTCCGCGGGCGACGAGCGGGCGGCCCACCGGCTGACCGAGGACGCGTTCGACGAGTGGCAGCAGCGCAGGAAGCCCTACGCGGAGTGGGCCAAGCACTGCGTGGAGCGGCCGTCGTTCACGCCGTCGGCGTCGCCGCTGGCCTTCGACGGCGGCCGACTGGTGGGCGTGCTGCTGTCGTTGGACGATCC
The sequence above is a segment of the Streptomyces griseoviridis genome. Coding sequences within it:
- a CDS encoding GNAT family N-acetyltransferase; translated protein: MRPSSAFVPPPGYRARPAAPADADAIHHLVAACERTAHGGSPAAPDGVAARLALPGVDPATDTVLVHGPDGAPAAWVWVRGRRCAIDVHPDHRGRGLGGALLAWAEARARRAGDDRLAQTVADGDPAAGALLRSAGYAPLATEWLLEIALPVPGGVPRPPEGVTVRPFSAGDERAAHRLTEDAFDEWQQRRKPYAEWAKHCVERPSFTPSASPLAFDGGRLVGVLLSLDDPGSGEGYVERLAVRRDQRGRGLARLLLMTAFHAFALRGRRACTLGTHTDTGALSLYEHLGMTVRHSATVYGRPLAERADPAQATRA